From Triticum aestivum cultivar Chinese Spring chromosome 4A, IWGSC CS RefSeq v2.1, whole genome shotgun sequence, a single genomic window includes:
- the LOC123083325 gene encoding probable carboxylesterase 5: protein MHANKENDGRNISVDMYPFIREYKDGSIERFLRSPFVLASSDQAGNRGVATRDVVVDKATGVSVRLFLPSRAAETAGRNRLPLVLYVHGGSFCTESAFGRTYHRYATSLAASAGALVVSVEYRLAPEFPIPAAYDDAWAALQWAASLSDPWLASYADTARTFLAGDSAGGNIVYQTAVRASHEVNDDMMNIAGLIMVHPYFWGANRLPSELAWADDSEGAAAVFPPYGVDRLWPFVTAGQAGNDDPRIDPPASEISSLACRRVLIAVAGKDTLRERGLDMAASMLDHDAPWPWMMQGRREVTVVESEGEDHGFHLYSPLRATSKRLMGSIVEFINQQPNSSPANPMVLGVPTTPFKDVFGYGMAMKSWGTRSSLASNSATYLKIGRVGPSNKISVLLPMPAGNARHKRPFSAAVPWSCVINNFF, encoded by the coding sequence ATGCATGCAAACAAGGAGAACGACGGACGTAACATCTCCGTGGACATGTACCCGTTCATACGCGAGTACAAGGACGGAAGCATCGAGCGTTTcctacgcagcccattcgtgctgGCGTCGTCGGATCAGGCCGGCAACCGTGGAGTGGCAACGAGGGACGTCGTCGTCGACAAGGCCACCGGCGTGTCTGTGCGCCTGTTCCTCCCGTCCCGTGCCGCCGAGACCGCAGGCAGGAATCGGCTTCCTCTCGTCCTCTACGTCCATGGCGGCTCGTTCTGCACGGAGAGCGCTTTCGGCCGTACGTACCACCGCTACGCGACCTCCCTCGCCGCCAGCGCCGGAGCCCTCGTCGTGTCGGTGGAGTACCGTCTAGCGCCGGAGTTCCCCATACCTGCGGCCTACGACGACGCGTGGGCCGCGCTCCAGTGGGCGGCGTCCTTGTCCGACCCGTGGCTGGCCAGCTACGCCGACACTGCACGCACGTTCCTGGCCGGCGACAGCGCCGGCGGCAACATCGTTTACCAGACCGCAGTCCGCGCCAGCCACGAAGTCAACGACGACATGATGAACATTGCGGGCCTGATCATGGTGCACCCTTACTTCTGGGGAGCCAATCGGCTGCCCTCGGAGCTCGCGTGGGCGGACGACAGCGAGGGTGCCGCGGCGGTGTTCCCACCGTACGGGGTGGACCGGCTGTGGCCATTCGTCACGGCCGGCCAGGCCGGCAACGACGACCCCCGAATCGATCCTCCGGCCTCGGAGATCTCATCGCTGGCTTGCCGCCGCGTGCTCATCGCCGTTGCCGGCAAGGATACTCTGCGGGAGCGCGGCCTCGACATGGCGGCCAGCATGCTTGATCACGACGCGCCGTGGCCTTGGATGATGCAGGGGCGCCGCGAGGTGACGGTGGTGGAGTCGGAGGGCGAGGACCACGGCTTCCACCTCTACAGTCCGCTGAGGGCCACCAGCAAGAGGCTCATGGGGAGCATCGTGGAGTTCATAAACCAGCAGCCCAACTCGTCGCCTGCTAATCCTATGGTGCTTGGAGTGCCGACGACGCCGTTCAAGGACGTGTTTGGGTATGGCATGGCCATGAAGTCCTGGGGCACACGCTCCAGTCTGGCTAGTAACAGTGCTACTTACCTGAAAATTGGAAGGGTTGGGCCATCCAACAAAATCTCAGTTCTACTGCCGATGCCTGCTGGTAACGCTCGTCACAAACGTCCATTTTCTGCTGCTGTTCCGTGGAGTTGTGTGATCAACAACTTTTTCTAG